In the Hordeum vulgare subsp. vulgare chromosome 7H, MorexV3_pseudomolecules_assembly, whole genome shotgun sequence genome, one interval contains:
- the LOC123408337 gene encoding strigolactone esterase D14-like: MEIHPATCLPALHPARSASPAASPCSPHPPPPCSPPPLLATPTAAPARPAHRRRCNNLDAYVDDLLSILDALRIPRCAFFGHSVSAIRRPDLFAKLVLIGASPRFLNDSDYHGGFELEQIQQVFDAMSANYAAWATGYAPLAVGADVPTAVQEFSRTLFNMRPDISLHVCQSVFKTDLRGVLGMVHAPCVVVQTTRDVSVPASVTAYLKAHLSGRTTIEPLPTEGHLPHDSAPSLLAQVLCRALARF, translated from the exons ATGGAAATCCATCCAGCTACCTGCTTGCCAGCTTTGCAC CCCGCCCGCTCAGCCTCGCCCGCTGCCTCCCCATGCTCGCCCCACCCACCGCCCCCCTGCTCGCCCCCGCCCCTGCTCGCcacgcccaccgccgcccctgctCGCCCCGCCCACCGCCGCCGCTGCAACAACCTGGACGCCTACGTGGACGACCTGCTCTCCATCCTCGACGCGCTCCGCATCCCGCGCTGCGCCTTCTTCGGCCACTCTGTCTCCGCCATCCGCCGCCCCGACCTCTTCGCCAAGCTGGTCCTCATCGGCGCCTCGCCTAG GTTCTTGAACGACAGCGACTACCACGGCGGGTTCGAGCTGGAGCAGATCCAGCAGGTGTTCGACGCGATGTCGGCCAACTATGCGGCGTGGGCGACGGGGTACGCGCCGCTGGCCGTGGGCGCGGACGTGCCGACGGCGGTGCAGGAGTTCAGCCGGACGTTGTTCAACATGCGGCCGGACATCTCGCTCCACGTCTGCCAGAGCGTGTTCAAGACCGACCTCCGCGGCGTGCTGGGCATGGTGCACGCGCCGTGCGTCGTCGTGCAGACCACCCGCGACGTCTCCGTCCCGGCCTCCGTCACCGCGTACCTCAAGGCCCACCTCAGCGGCCGCACCACCATCGAGCCCCTGCCGACGGAGGGCCACCTCCCCCACGACAGCGCCCCCAGCCTCCTCGCCCAGGTGCTCTGCCGCGCGCTCGCCCGGTTCTAG